One Sphingomonas sp. LHG3406-1 genomic window carries:
- a CDS encoding methyl-accepting chemotaxis protein: MNSRATFLTEAELSPRFLAATGTLREAVAMFQQDADLRLLAVLDADRRPRGAIFEKDVRRLLLNPYGHALLQNPTVSADIASFLRPCPTMEVTEDIGALVDHYRRRDGREGMILTRRGLLHATLSNRRLLMLATGAEAAAAAARLRRAERIESFSTRFEGQVASLSSQMVGLANSVQRLAEATVDRAQIAGTRAAAVASAASQTRTSMVDVARSGVGLAAAFDQIERSLEQSRAVARRSAERVSSGVDRSRRLADGTRTIDQVMALVGEIAGKVNLLSLNASIEAARAGAAGAGFGVVAAEIRGLADQTQAATEGISGEIGALRSGIADVAGDFVEIETAIEEMAASSRDIDRAITAEAHTTRLIARTVGEAQDAAVSIEDAVGTIVHSVRSAAASAKELDAMANDLRRGAELLQSEVGDFLGLVRAA; encoded by the coding sequence GGATGCGGACAGGCGACCCCGCGGCGCGATCTTCGAGAAGGACGTGCGCCGGCTCCTGCTCAACCCTTATGGCCACGCCCTGCTCCAGAACCCGACGGTCAGCGCCGACATCGCCTCCTTCCTCCGCCCCTGCCCGACGATGGAGGTGACGGAAGACATTGGCGCACTGGTCGATCATTATCGCCGCCGCGACGGCCGCGAGGGCATGATCCTGACCCGCCGCGGCCTGCTCCACGCCACCCTGTCCAACCGGCGGCTGCTAATGCTTGCGACCGGGGCAGAAGCGGCCGCCGCCGCCGCGAGGCTCCGGCGGGCCGAGCGGATCGAAAGCTTCTCCACCCGCTTCGAGGGCCAGGTGGCGTCCCTGTCGAGCCAGATGGTCGGGCTTGCCAACAGCGTCCAGCGCCTTGCCGAAGCGACCGTGGATCGGGCCCAGATCGCCGGAACGCGCGCGGCCGCGGTGGCCAGCGCCGCGTCCCAGACCCGCACCAGCATGGTCGACGTGGCGCGCAGCGGGGTCGGTCTGGCGGCGGCGTTCGACCAGATCGAGCGCAGCCTTGAGCAGAGCCGGGCAGTCGCCCGCCGGTCGGCCGAACGGGTCAGCAGCGGAGTCGACCGCTCGCGCCGGCTGGCCGACGGCACGCGCACCATCGACCAGGTCATGGCGCTGGTCGGCGAGATCGCCGGCAAGGTGAACCTGCTGTCGCTCAATGCCAGCATTGAAGCCGCAAGGGCCGGAGCGGCGGGTGCCGGCTTCGGCGTCGTCGCCGCCGAGATCCGCGGGCTTGCCGACCAGACCCAGGCCGCGACGGAAGGCATCAGCGGTGAGATCGGCGCTCTGCGCAGCGGAATTGCCGACGTCGCCGGTGACTTCGTCGAGATCGAGACCGCCATCGAGGAAATGGCCGCGAGCAGCCGCGATATCGACCGCGCCATCACCGCCGAAGCCCATACGACCCGGCTGATCGCCCGGACCGTCGGCGAGGCGCAGGACGCGGCCGTCTCGATCGAGGATGCGGTCGGAACGATCGTCCACTCGGTCCGCTCGGCGGCGGCGAGCGCAAAGGAACTGGACGCCATGGCCAACGACCTGCGCCGCGGCGCAGAGCTGTTGCAAAGCGAGGTGGGCGACTTCCTGGGCCTCGTCAGGGCCGCCTGA